The genomic region ACATCCCTTCTCATTCTCATCCATTTGAGCCATGCCAGAGAGAGGGCCAAAATTGTAAGGCCATCTTGGGTCTTCTAGATCCAGTCCAACGACCTGTCACTAAGATCTTGATTGTTAAATAGCAATAGGTAACTGAAATTTGGACATTTAAATGTTTCCAAAGTTTTGTTACTGTAAATAACAGCAATGAACATCTTTTTACTGGCTTCCTTGTCTACCAAGGGAATCTATGTTGTTGAACTTGTTTAAGTCTGTAAATTGAATAAGAAGTCATGTCTCTCCATTTTGGTGCTCAAATGAGGTTTCTGGCCCCTGCTATACAGATGAAGCAATATTTCATTGGGCTGTAATCTATTGAATTTCCACAGACTCTATCATCAGTTAGCTACTACTTAAGATCCCTGCTAGTCAAAAACAATTTGATTACTATTTTCTTCCTGTTGTCTGTTATAGTAAATGCATCAATCTTGTCTCTTATAATTAATTGGTATCATGTGGCCTTCATTATTCTGGGAGCAGCTTTCAAGTGTGGTATCTTCCTATCATTGCCCAAGCCTACAGAATACAGCCATTACAGAGCTTTGTGAGGATACTGGTAGTACCTCATTAATGTATTTCCCAGTGCCTCAGTGCAGGGAGTGACTTTTAAGAGGACATAGTTGGGGGTGAGTGGGTGGATGAGTATAAAGATCACAGATTATATATCCATTCCATTATTCCAACCTCCCTAAGAATTTGGATTCCTCCTTCTACATCATGCCAGGAAATTGGACATCTTGCCTTTATTGAATATAAACCATATAGCCAAGTTCAAGTTTCAATCAACAAAGAAAATTGTCAGACATAGTTCTAACTGCAAAAATCTCTAGCAACTTGTATGATGAGACTCATATTGACACATTTGGTCCAATCCAGTGTTTCATATTCCATCTGCTTTAGTTTAATAACCTTAAAATCCACTATTACTTCTGTTTCTGTCACCAAAAATTAGCAacactttgcaaatattttggaGTATAAACTATCTCTTTCCATGTCAAACTTTATATTTGTCTCTTGGAGTAAAATGAGATCCTACTTAAGGTATAGCTCTAGGGGTGATGGGAAGTGGTTGGGATGGGTCTTGAGGTTTTTATAGGTTCTTCACACAAGCTTCCTCAGCTTGGATAATTCCTATTCCAAGTCTGAAGAGTCCTTCTTGCCAATCAATGTCCTAATTCATATATATGAGACTTAAGAGTCAATAAATTCAATTTACTTTGGAATTATTCaaccaacaaaagtaaatttggggggcacctgggtggctcagtgggttaagcctctgccttcggcccaggtcatgatctcagtgtcctgggttcgagccccatatcgggctccctgcttggtggggagcctgcttcccctcctctctctctctgcctgcctctctgcctacttgtgatctctctctctctctctgtcaaataaataaataaaatatttttaaaaaagtaaatttggggTCAAGTTCAGCCCTGCAGTTATAAGAAATAAGTGATTCCTTCAGGGCCATCACAGAAGCTCTCTGATTCTCTATGACTTGAACAAAGAGTTAAAGATCTGAGCTTGTCATTTTTTGGTAGGCTCTCCAGGGCACTCAGAAGCATCATTGCTACCATAATAGTCATCTAGTGCTCTTGGGGCTTCAGAAGGCATTTCATCACAATCAGCCTCTGGTAATTAAGCATGACAGTACAGTACAGCATGGATTTATCATGTCCCCTTTCCTCTTGATAAGGAGCTACTGAGTTCAAAGGCTAAGGGACATGGCCAAACCAACCTTGTTCCATTTGAGGGGCTATTTTCCAGGAATACTTCTTGTTCTAAGTATCATAATAGTCAGAATCCATTAATAAGACAGATTCAAACTACCTATTTCACCAGAGAGAATTTAACATAAGGAACTGGTTAAATAGGTGTTGAAGAACTGAAAAGCATATATGCAAAAGCAGTTACAAATCCTGGAGCTGAAAAAAACAAGGGGGAAGAGTTAAGGGATATCAGAATGTAGACTTTTGGAGGAAGGGATATGCAGAATTGGGACCAAAATTTTTAGCAGAGAACACCATCCAGGTGCTGCTACTACCTTTGAGGGGTCAACAAGTTCTGCTAGTGTGTCAAAAGTCAGGGAATAGAACCAACTGCCATTACCCAGGATAAAGAGCTATTGCAGAGTGATACTGTTAGAAAGAAAGGAGCAAACAGGAAGGAACAAgccccttttctcctctttctgcctttcaACCTCCCTCTAGCAGTCCATGTTGATGTAACTACCAGCTGGCAAAGATGATTTGGTTTTGCACTGCCCCAGCCATAGAATCACAGAGGAAAGTATAGAAGGGTAGGACTGAAGCTGAGAGCCCATAGTAAGATGCATAATAGAAAGCATGTATCTCTAAATATACTGTTGTGTGTGTAGAGCATGGGCACATGTGCctgtgcttgcacacacacacatcctaagGCCCTGGTATACACTATTttggcattaaaatattttttcttattataatattaacacatatttctttccttattttcctttcctttaaataaaaaatacacataagctcatagaagaagaaaagatgtaCTCCATTGCTGGAAAGATAATCATTGTTAACACCTTCATTTAGATCCTTCTAGACCTTTTTTTCAATGTATGGGTGTGTATTCTTTCATGTAATTGTATTATACATGTCGTTTTTTAAGCTCCTTTTAAAAACACCTTACCGTATCACCAAAAATTGCTCAcatcaatacatatttatttatttacaactgTGGGTTTCAAAACTGTTCCTCGAAGTGTCTTTATAACACTTAATGGGAAGGCCTTGCATTCTACCATATACCTCAAAAACTAATTTCACTTTTACTTGTTTTAGATATTTgatttttgtggggaaaaaaattcaactaCCAAAATATTAGAAACCAACTGATTCATCATGTAagtattaaaaattttccatttttatgaaaacaaCAAAGGTTAACTTTGTATCTAAATTTTTGTCCTAGTAACATGGGACACCatgctttttaatctttttactcTGATAACAACTGAAAATCATTTTAACTGGTATTTCTTGGATTACTAATGAGATGGCcagggttttgtttatttgatggtCATTTGTATCTGTGGCAGTCTTTCTTTACAGATTCTAAATTTTCCAAGCATGGCCTTAAAACCTTACTTTCTGTCTAATGTACAGAGTCCATGTCTCTTCCATTTACCCACCCTCCCCCAGTTCAAGGAAGCTCTGACTTCAAATATCCACCGCTCACAGGCAACCCCATTTCCCTGTCCTCTACTTTTGGTAATGAGAGCCAGTCCTCCTCACAGACTACACAGATGCTTTTGCTCTGGTGTCCCTCATCCTCCTAGCACCCCACCCTAAATGTCTCCATAtctaaagctatttttatttttcttcctgacttGGACCATAAAGGCTTTTTTGATCTTTAAGTCAACCTCTTTACCTGAATATTTGATCCTATCCTTGTCTCCTCTGGGATATAGTATGGTACCTGGCAAACAACTGATGCTCAAAAACTTTATGGAGTGGATAATGGGTCTTGTTCTATTAATTTTCTCCCCTCTATCTCCATGATATGGCTAGCTTCTCTAACTCTTTGGCTCTTTTCCTTTACCCTATATGTGAGCAAGTAATTTCCTGTCCGTGATAGTCAATTTTGTGTATCAATTGGGCTAGGCTATAGAACCCTGTTACTCAGTCAAACACAAGTCTAGGTGTTTCTGTGAAAGTATTCTGTAGATGGGACTGTCAGCTACGATCAGTTGACTTTATGTACAAGAGATTATTCTGGGAAATCTGGGTAAACCCAATCCAATCAGTTTAGAAAGTCCTAAAAACAGAACTGAGGTTTCTCTGAAaataagaaggaggaagaaatccCATTTATAGATAATAGTAGCTACAGCTCCTGACTGAGTTTTTCGCCTGCTCTTGTTGGCCTGCTGTTATGGATTTCAAACTTGATTATCAAGCCCCAAAATTGTGCAAgccaatttctttcaaaaaatccctttaaaaatttacatatatatatatatatatatatatcctattgaTTCTGTTTGAACAGTGGAACCCTGATATACTATCTTAAAATGAGAACCAAAACAATACCCTATTACAAGTTAAATGGTCTCCCCTTTTTAatctaacctttaaaaaatattatcctaTATTCATCATCTCTATATTCCTCCCTTTGCAATCACACTTTGAGCTATAGTTCCATTTACTCAACTGGTGAATTGGCCATATACTTGTGGACAGCCTGTGGGTGACTTCAAACTTAATACATCAAAAGTTATCTCATTATCCTTGCCACCTACCTAAATCTGTTCTACTTttgaatgctacatcaaaaactcaaAGCAAAAATCTAAAAGTCATGCTAGACAACTCAATATCTAAATACCAGACATTTAAATAAGTTCTACTATTCATCTTCAGTGCCTATGTTTGAATCCAGGCTATAATCGTGTCTTGCCTGTTTGCAACAGATTCCTTTACCTCCTTATGCCCAGTCTCATCTCCTTTAAATCTGTTCTTCAGGGTGCTCTTTGATACAAGGTGACCAAAATTGTCCTGCCTAAGACTCAGAGACTCCTTTATCAGCTACAGCAAGGGCTCCCCAATCCAAACTACCATCAAAAGGAgcttttaacaaaacaaagattaGAGACGTACTCATACCTAATGAGTAAAATTTTCCAAAGTGGGGCCTGATAGTTTCTATTGTTTAAAAGCTAACTAGGTTAATTATGATGAGCCAGTTTGGGGAACCACCAGCCTTCAGGGTAAAATCCAAGTTCTGCCCAGAATCTGACACCACCACTCCCAGCTTCACCCCTCAGCACATATCATGCTCCAGCAATACTGACCCAGGACTAGTGCTTCTTCCAACCCATGTTGTTTAACATCATTCTGTCAGGGATGTCCTTCTTCCCTTATCTGTCTGAGAAATTCcttatcatcttttaaaaactctattCAAGCATTATCTAGTCCCTTATTCAACCAGTAAATATTGACaaattttatacattaaatatgtgtgGTTCTCTTATAgtaattatacctcagtaaagttattaaaatttattcaggTTCTACTAGATGCCAGGCTCTCAGCTAAGCACTAAGATATAAAGATTAGTGAACTATATTGGTTAGTATTGCCTTCAGTAAGCTCATATGCcattgaagaagacatacaaatacaaCTTAGTGAGAGTGTCTATGGTAACTGAATAATggctccccaaagatgtccatatcTTAATCCTCAGAATCTGTGACTATGTTACCTTACATTGCAAAACAGTttctgcagatgtgattaagttagaGATTCTGAGATGGGATGCTTATACCAGGTTATTTtggtgggcccagtgtaatcaccaGGGTACTTCTAAGCAGGCAGgaggatgagagaaagagaacatggagGGAGACTGGAAGATGCTATGTTACTGGTTTTGAAAATGGAAGATGGACACATGAACAAAGGACTGCAATGCAAGTAGCCtttagaaactggaaaaagtaaatgaatcctccactagagcctccagaaggatcCAGTCCTGCCAACTGTAGTCTGGTGGGatccattttggatttctgacctccagaaataTGTCTTTTAAGCAACTAAGTTTGTAATGatttattacagcagcaataggGAGCTAATACAGAGGCCAATTCAAGGCACAATGGTAGTATATAAAGGGGTCTCTATATCAAGTTATGGACTGGGGATGGGAAGCTCAGGAAGAATTACTCAGAGGTGATGACACCAGAGCTGAGGGAGACTGTATTTCGGAGCAATGATCCAAGTGAGGGATTAGTATTTGTAAGGCTTGTAGGAAGAGCATGGCCAAGTGCTTCAACAGGGCAAGGCCACTTGTATTAAACAGTATTAATTCTGGTAAGAGTAAATATGGTCTCCCCTTTttaatgccaggcactgttctaaagcACTATACAATCCTAAGGTAGagactataatttttattttacctacaAGGATACTAAGGTTTGGAGGAGTTACATAACTttcctgaggtcacagagctagtaaacGGCAGAGCTAGAATGAGAACCTTAGTGGTCTGTCTCCAAAACCCACGGACTGCCTCTTTTATACACTACAGTGAATGACTTTCTCAAGTAAGGTAGTGTCAGTGTGGCTGAAGATAAAGACTCTATGAGAAAGTTATTAACGAGGTGAGGATCAGCAGAGCTGGTGATACCGTCATGTCTTAAACACTGACAGAGGATGGGGTTGATGGAGAGAGTCAGATGGTCTCTAAGTTTCTTTGATGTGATCTCGGTTTTGCTGTTGGTGGAGCTAGAGGAAACTTCCTTGGCGGTCTTGGACAAAAGAAATCTCTTCTGTGTTTCAATTGCCACGCCGTTTATTGTTGATGAAGATAGAGGAAACTTCCTTGACTGTCTTGGACAAAGTAAATCCCCTCTTCTGTGTTTCACATGCCACACCTTCCATAAAcctctttatttaatttcttccgTTCTCCCTAATGTCTGATACGGAGACAGGGGTAGGGGTGTATGGGTAacctcagtttctacatctgtaaaatgccTTGACGTTAATTTCAAACTTCCCTGTGTGGGAGCCTAAATCCAACGCAGATTCCTCCCCCCTTCGGCGATTCTGATTAAGCAGTACTGGGACTGCTCCCTAGCTCCCAACCCCAAACTCCCCCCAAATGCTTCTGATAACCGGCCAAGCGTTGGTGACCAGAGTCCGGACGACCATCCTCTCCAGTCCGCTGTATTTGGCACACCATTCGAGAAGGTCCCGCCCCCACCACTgggccccgccccagccccaccccttgtcctctccctcccccagatttcctctcttctctcctccctcagtCGCTTCTTTAGGTCTCGCCGAGCTCCGCCCTTCCGCGCCCCTCCCCGACCTCCCGAGATGGCTACGGTGCGGCCGGGCCTGGAGCCGTGGAACCGCGTGAGAATCCCGAAGGCGGGGAGCCGCAGCACAGTGACCATACCGGACCCCGACGCAGCTCTGGGTGAGCGAAGGGCCCGGAGAACCGCAGACGCTTCCGGAGGCGGCGTCCGGCCGGGCCGGCGCACGTGCGCGGTGGGGGCGGGACTTCCTGAGCCCTCGGTCCCGAGTTTGCTAGGGATTTTGTAGGGGCTCTGGTTTGCTTTGGAATCCTTCACTAAACCCACTGTGCCCACGGCACGCCATGCCTGGAGCGACGGACGCCCAAGGCCCGGCCCCGCTCCCAGGGGAGCGGAGAGAGGTGGACGCCCCTGGCGTCTGGGAGAAGTGCTGCCTGGAAAGCCTGGGCTCCCTccggcccccagcagcccccttcACCCTGCAGTCTGTATCCTGATCTCTTAGGAAGGCGCAGGGGCACTCTGTGTTTACACGGCAGTCCGCATCTGTATTACGGGTTAGGATTAGTGCTCCCTGCCTATCACCGGTTGTCGAAAGCGTCTAATGATGTCATTAGGGGAAAGTGCTCTTTAACGTGTTTTATCCGTGGTACGGCTGTTTTCAGGCAGGAGGGCCCAGTAGTTAGGAGCGTGCCTCAGGAGCCAaattgggtttgaatcctggcacTTCGCTCTGCTGGAGGTGGGCAGGTTGGGGGGTGTcgttatttaacctttctgtgctcAGCTCATTTTCACATGCGGATAAACATAGAACCTGCCTCAGAGGGCTGTTTGGAGGAAGAGGTACAGTTAGAAAGCATTTGGAACAGTGCCTGATACGGTAAATGGACACTTAAgtgatagttaattttaaatACCACCTATCTAATCACATCCTCCTCACCATCCATCCAACCTGCGCAATTTAtaatcttcctcttcctctattaaaaaattctttaacagGATTCTGTTAGGCCTGGAAATTCAGCAACTCCCCATTCTCAAAGCAGTCCTTTCTGGCTTCACATAGTTGGGACAAAATAAAGTTCTCCCTGTTCTGTAGTAATCTGCCTTTGTAGTCCGTCCATCTGGGATGCTAGTGCTTCCCTTAGTGACACAGAGACATTACCTCCATCTTCTACTTCACAGCTTTTCAGACTAGGAAGCTGTTATATCATTCTGAGCACCCCATGTTCAGTCAAACATTGATCAAGTAGTGTAACTTTCAGTTACATTACATTATGGTTACATACATTACATAACAGTTGGCACAGTTGTTTCTCTTACCTGAATGTATTCTTACCTGAAAGTAGTACACTCATACCACACCTTTGCTTTTAAGAGTATATCCATTCTGCCTTGCTTATGTACATAACAAAATAGGGGATTTAGGGGATTTAGAGAAGCATAGAACAGGTACCCCACCATCAAAGTACTTAAGGTAAGTGTACACCAAATGACTGCAAAGTATTCGTATGaaagattcttaaaaatcataataaaatgtgATACGAAGATACGTGTTATTGTTTAACAGATGTCCTCTTAATGATTTCTAGACTTTGTATCATCGGTCACCATTTTCCATCTTCTCacatacttaaaattgttaataGTGTTCTTGTTGTTAAAGCTgattatattaatttgttcttaaTCCCCTTAATAAGGGAAGATGTTTCTTCAGAGGATTTTTACATAATAAATTTCACATAGAAATACATACTAAGTTTTATTAAATATCTCTGGTTTAGACCTTTGTGTTGCAGCTGTAATTAGAGAATGCTGTCTTGTTACACTGTCACTGAAGAACCAAATCTTAGATGCAGAGACAGATGTGCTATGTGCAGTCCTTTACAGCAATCACAACAGGATGGGCCGCCACAAGCCCCATTTAGCCCTCAAACAGGTAAGGAGGAAGCCCTGCGTTTACGACTCAACATGTTTGCTTGATGAAAATGAGATTGCACTGCcacttaatattttgttattatggGAAACCCAGTCAATTACTTGTGACTTCATAGATCATCAGTCCACAGTTGCATgtgggatttcatttttttttttcttgaaaccatTTCAAAGAGCAATTTATTTAGAAAGGTACTATGTTTAATTCTTTTCCAGTCTTGCTTCTAATGggtaatttttatgaaaaattccattatatataacataataaattaCAGTACTTTTGCCTAGTTCACAGATACAGTGATTTGAGCAAGACAAAGTGTTGCATTAAGAAACAATTTCCTAATCATAATGAAAatcctaaaatcataaaaagaacaaagttgtggtttatatattatataatataatatctattatattataGGGCATATAATCTAATCAGTAATATTTAGACTAAATAGCTGTATAACAAGTTTTGGGAAGTGGTTTCTGTAATATTTAGAGTTTAAGACACAGTTGGGCCCTCTAGTTTAGGGACTACCCTATACAGACAAGTCTCCTAAGCTGGATTCCTTATAAGGTCATAAATTCATTCACCTTATTAATTCTGCAGGTATTTTTTGTAagttctatgtgccaggcattttgcGTGGTGCTCGGAATACAGGGGTGAAACAGACATATTCTCTAAATTTACAGATTTGTACCCTTTGGTTTTTTTCTACTCCCATTACTTAAGGCAAAAAGAATGGAGATTTCTTCATCAAAGAAAGATCTGGGAGTGTGTGGTCCTTCCCTAAGTTTTCTTCGCTGGGGcagctttttatttccttatgagTCTTTTACTCCAAAACCAAACCTGAATGTATTTCATGTTGAACATATCAGATCGaacctctttttcctcctggCTTCCAAGCTATGAATAATTATCTATCAGAAAAATTGGgtgttctgttttctctgcatcttccttTTAGGTATCTCTCCCATTCAGTCCATTGACCAGTCAAAACTTTCTCTGAATCTAGACCCTTCTTTTAGTTCTGCATCTTCTTTCTTCAGAACTTGTCAACATTTAGTTGTCTTGCTATCCTAATTGATTCTTCCTCAACTCCAGTTTTTCCTCTATGCTTGCATGTTCTATATGCCAAAGCCAGGGTAATCATCCTAAAACAAGGTTTGATATTTTTAATGGTTCTCCATTGTCTTCTGAATAAAGGTGAAACCTCTTAGCTTTACTATCTTGTTTAAGTAGTTTCAAGATTAGAAAGCATGTTTTTCAGAAAAATCTTGAGAATAATCTCATACTTACTTTGGTGCCCTTTAGAGCATCAGTGACATCCTGACATATAGTAAATTCCTAGTTATAAACTGATTTGAGAAATATGTTTGGCTGGGTTAATTTCAATCTTTAAGTAGGGGCAGCTGTTTTTGGGCTACACATTACTTTACCCTAAAATGAAGGTATTCTCTTGTGTTGAGTGTATTTCCATACTTtgaacttttccatttctttgcttttgtgaTCCTATCAGTGGCCATGTTTGTGTGATATAAATTTGAGCTGTTCTTCCCCTTTCAGGTTGAACAATGTTTAAAACGTTTGAAAAACATGGATTTGGAGGGTTCAATTCAACATCTGTCTGAGTTGTTTTCTTCCAAGTAAGCGGGCCAGTGGCTTTGTAATGGTCTGTGTGGTGGGCTGGGAACTCATGGTCTTCAATGTGATCTCCATTGGACTTCTTTGCTTGGTGTTGGGATACAACCCAACTGGGGAGTtttacaaattttgttttaataaagggCACCTCGTATTTGTGATAATCTCTCCTCTGTTGGTTTGTGGGAGGGACTAGCAGGACACTAAACTCTGGGTCAAGATAGATTATATTGAAACATTGTTGTCAGTCAACTCCAGTGAGGAGCTTCCAGCTCATCTGTGCTTGAAAATAGCTGTGTAAGTGCTTCACTAGTAATGAagtttaagaatgaaaataacagaaaataacattcttttccatttttgtgaaGTGAAAATCAGCCTGTAAATACCAAGGCATGTGTCATTCCTAGCCAACCAGTGGTTGAGCTGGTGCTCATGAAGATTTTGGGAGCCTGCAAGTTGTTACTTCGCTTCTTGGACTGTTGCTGCAAGACATTTCTGTATCCTTGATCAACTGAAATGCTTTCCTCTGAATTGGAATTCTTTGGATATATTTAATTCGTATTTCTGTTTGAAAGCTACGAGGTTATAGGAAGGAGGTTATAGGAAGTTataatgtatgtttaaaattttgcatCTTGGCCTTTTCCTAGGAATTGCCTGATACAGCCATTGCCAGAGACTGTCAGTCTCCATCTAGCATGTATTATCCTAAGGGCACTGACAGTTAGAAATTCTACATCATAGAAGCTAAATATTGAGAGCTCTGGAAGAGTGCATATTACTTTAAGTTTCCGTGActgaaatagaacattttaaggctttaatttcttcaagaaaattcTATTTCCCATCTGTTTTTTTTGTAAACGTAACTTGCAAAATTCAGattactttggttttgttttccaactTTAACTTGATTCTCCAGCTTGACTGTGAAGCACCTAGGCTTGcaagaattcattattttaaacctTGTGATGGTTGGGCTGGTGAGCAGGttatggtatgtatgtatataaaatccttcatttctttttcatctaaCTCAGCCTaggttttcatatttcttttcctgtgggATGCTGATGGTGCAGGGGTTCTGTTTCTTCACTTGATTCCTGTTTTACTTGTGGTGAATTGGGAACCTAAATGTTCACGGTTAGGTCTTTGATGTCTCTCAGGTATTATTTGGGTCTCTCAAGTATTATTTGCAATCATCTTGTTTATTCTGCTTATTCTTAGAGGTGATAAGATTAGAATGAATAACAGCTAacttattattcttttctgtaaTGGAAATAGctttaatttttgcttcttttaagaCATTCCAAAAGAACAGAGATGATGTAGAGAATCTGAAACTTGCCTAAAATCTCACCATGTAGCTAAAACCATACATATCCTTTGAGACACCTTCCCGTTGAGTactttatttagttttaagtaaCATTTTGTACTTGGGTTTTTCTGCTTGGGCTGGACTAATCTCGCTCTTCGCAAATATGTGCTAGAGGATTTTTAATCTATAGTGACAGACTGATACTTATTTTCAGCTTTGAATCTATTGTGGTTATTACATAAGCTGCAGATTATAATTGCTTGCTAATTCATGACTTCCTGTCTTTTTCTAGGGTTCTCTATAAAGGTGTTTTGAAAAGGCTGACGTCTTTATATGAGCCATTGTTCAGATTGCTTCAGCAGGTCTCTAGGATTCAACCACTGCCTtacttcaaagattttacttttccttctgatATTGCTGAGTTTTTAGGACAGCCCTATTTTGaggtctttaagaaaaaaatgcctaCAGCTTTTGCAGCTAAAGGAGTAACTAAACTGTTAAATAAACTGTTTTTAACAAAAGAGCAATCACCAAGGTTTAACCAAGAAACTATACTCAGAATTTCCAAAAAAGCTAAACAAATGAGGATCAATACACAGAATAATGTGGATCTTGGACAGccaataaagaataagaaagtttTCAAAGGTAATTTACTTTTACATAGCACAGACTTTTACAagtccctttatttcttttgtagtaATTTGGCAAGAAATGTCATATACTTAAGAATTTGATTTGAAAATAGTATGCTAATAGTATGAAAATAGCATGATATTGAAAACAGTTTTTGTATCCGTGGTCTCTCCATTTCTACAGAAAAGTCATCAGAATTTGATGTGAGAGCTTTCTGCAAACAGCTGAAACACAAAGCTACTCAGGTTTGTCTGGCTTCTATTACTATGGCTTATGATTTCTGCTAATTTGTGGAATAGATACCATTTACCAAGGGCAGAGATTGAGTCTCTGTTTTTATCCCCAGCTCTCAGCTTAGTGCCACCTTAGTTTTCCTCCTAAGCTTCTGAATGAATAGAGGCCCAAGGGACTGAGTGCATCCAGTAAATTCAGGTTATAGAATGtcttcaaaaacattttactCAGAGTTTTGCTAGAATTCTAAAGTGTCTCTAGGATCCATTGTAGGTGTAGGATTATGTTAAGGGTATGAGCTttggcggtgcctgggtggctcagtcagt from Mustela erminea isolate mMusErm1 chromosome 1, mMusErm1.Pri, whole genome shotgun sequence harbors:
- the NEPRO gene encoding nucleolus and neural progenitor protein, with amino-acid sequence MATVRPGLEPWNRVRIPKAGSRSTVTIPDPDAALDLCVAAVIRECCLVTLSLKNQILDAETDVLCAVLYSNHNRMGRHKPHLALKQVEQCLKRLKNMDLEGSIQHLSELFSSNENQPVNTKACVIPSQPVVELVLMKILGACKLLLRFLDCCCKTFLLTVKHLGLQEFIILNLVMVGLVSRLWVLYKGVLKRLTSLYEPLFRLLQQVSRIQPLPYFKDFTFPSDIAEFLGQPYFEVFKKKMPTAFAAKGVTKLLNKLFLTKEQSPRFNQETILRISKKAKQMRINTQNNVDLGQPIKNKKVFKEKSSEFDVRAFCKQLKHKATQETNLKCSQSKLKATKHSSQKATGTPCAKSFVQRFREAENFIQLSEEIRTAILWCRSKKLKALASFLGNKLLKSNRLKHVEAQGCSLPKKLECIKTSVCNCLLRGSGIKTSKRHVRRRRSQNRFLLEQRKLQRKLQLTLSKEIQPSPQETQNATDSSKWRLSHYTVQRTDLSPNSKLLLSSRISNPVIQTKEKQIHENLTGSNENETDSWTILQMNKHNTSGTIKETDDIDDIFALMGV